In the genome of Triticum urartu cultivar G1812 chromosome 5, Tu2.1, whole genome shotgun sequence, one region contains:
- the LOC125507137 gene encoding uncharacterized protein LOC125507137 produces the protein MVAAWPRELWNNWSIQILVLLSLGLQVALFLFAGIRRRGAHSVLRFFLWLAYQLADYTATYALGHLSLKGAPRDQPIVAFWAPFLLLHLGGPDNITAYSLEDNKLWKRHLLSAILQMSGAVYVLYEHVVDRGALLRLASALMFAIGAVKYGERTWALMGGNLDNIRGSIKKQPAAMHGHFHPHDKVFKDGDFDEESLVRRAHSLFHICKRAMVDYPVMEDDSHGQDTTKLIGEVRLWRLMETELSLMYDMLYTKAPVISTCVGYLVRLISPIAIVASLLLFKFIDKNAHRRVDVNITYVLYGGALFMEMTSLLNALGSSWAFAFLSTTSWHWLRYAALCNERWDRLRRVVACLHHLVRVGGGSRYRSRRWSIYHGTVQHELWNRKHFSWVIDMPDHVKDSISEHMKKMYNAGGVNSLGMLKNRWGEEPLAREELLEEGSIFKDSLGVEFQECIIIWHIGTDVFLAKSEQAKEDDVKAIKIISNYMMYLLVEQPDMLPGLSQNRLYQLTCESLVKTWRSTHRRRNMNSGATLKNLFRLHDDADSNSRATDRDELAEKLYDEYESKSFMYDSPRLSYVAQLAKELLAMEKGGTVDPVKLVREVWTDILVYAGNKCSRKFHAEKLNSGGELTTILWLMAEHFYQIYLGSLVKRKKKGNDLAGEGISHPGR, from the coding sequence ATGGTGGCTGCCTGGCCCCGCGAGCTCTGGAACAATTGGTCCATCCAGATCCTGGTGCTCCTCAGCCTCGGGCTCCAGGTCGCCCTCTTCCTCTTTGCCGGGATCCGCCGGCGTGGAGCCCACTCCGTGCTGCGGTTCTTCCTCTGGCTGGCCTATCAGCTGGCCGACTACACCGCGACGTACGCCCTCGGCCACCTCTCCCTCAAGGGCGCGCCGCGCGACCAGCCGATCGTGGCGTTCTGGGCGCCATTCCTCCTGCTGCACCTCGGCGGCCCCGACAACATCACCGCCTACTCTCTGGAGGACAACAAGCTGTGGAAGCGCCACCTGCTGAGTGCCATCCTCCAAATGTCCGGAGCCGTGTATGTCCTCTACGAGCATGTCGTGGACAGAGGGGCGTTGCTCCGGCTTGCCTCCGCCTTGATGTTCGCCATCGGCGCCGTCAAGTACGGGGAGAGGACGTGGGCGCTCATGGGCGGCAACCTCGACAACATCCGAGGCTCCATCAAGAAGCAACCAGCTGCCATGCATGGACATTTCCACCCTCACGATAAAGTGTTCAAGGATGGAGACTTCGATGAGGAGTCCCTTGTGCGACGAGCTCACTCGCTGTTCCACATTTGCAAGCGCGCCATGGTCGACTATCCAGTGATGGAAGATGATTCACACGGCCAAGACACCACCAAATTGATAGGCGAGGTCAGGCTATGGCGGTTGATGGAGACCGAGCTCTCCCTCATGTATGACATGTTGTACACCAAGGCACCGGTCATCTCCACCTGCGTCGGCTACTTGGTACGTCTCATCTCGCCGATCGCCATTGTCGCGTCACTGCTGCTTTTCAAGTTCATTGACAAGAACGCCCACCGCAGAGTTGACGTCAATATCACCTACGTATTGTATGGTGGTGCCTTGTTCATGGAGATGACATCGCTGCTGAACGCCCTAGGCTCCTCTTGGGCATTTGCCTTCCTGAGTACCACGAGCTGGCACTGGCTTCGATACGCAGCTCTGTGCAATGAAAGATGGGACCGCCTCAGGCGTGTGGTTGCATGTCTTCACCATCTTGTCAGGGTAGGAGGAGGCAGCCGGTACAGATCAAGGAGGTGGTCAATATACCATGGGACAGTACAACATGAGCTTTGGAACAGGAAGCATTTCTCATGGGTTATTGACATGCCTGACCATGTCAAGGATAGTATCTCTGAACATATGAAGAAGATGTACAATGCTGGGGGTGTGAACTCACTGGGCATGCTCAAGAACAGGTGGGGCGAGGAACCACTGGCTCGTGAGGAGTTACTAGAAGAAGGCAGCATATTCAAAGATTCCCTCGGTGTCGAGTTCCAGGAGTGCATCATCATCTGGCACATCGGCACCGATGTTTTCCTCGCCAAGAGCGAGCAAGCCAAAGAAGACGATGTGAAGGCGATCAAGATAATATCCAACTACATGATGTACCTTCTCGTGGAACAACCAGACATGCTACCAGGCCTCTCCCAAAACAGGTTGTACCAACTAACTTGTGAAAGTTTAGTCAAGACTTGGCGATCGACCCATAGGCGTCGGAACATGAACTCGGGTGCCACGCTCAAGAATCTGTTCCGCCTGCACGATGACGCCGATTCTAATTCCAGGGCCACCGACAGAGATGAGCTTGCTGAGAAACTGTATGATGAGTATGAGAGCAAAAGCTTCATGTACGATTCTCCTCGTCTCTCCTACGTAGCTCAACTTGCTAAGGAGCTGTTGGCAATGGAGAAAGGTGGCACGGTTGACCCGGTGAAACTCGTCCGTGAGGTGTGGACGGATATTCTTGTCTACGCAGGCAACAAATGCAGCCGGAAGTTCCACGCCGAGAAGCTCAACAGTGGCGGTGAGTTGACAACAATCCTGTGGCTTATGGCAGAACACTTCTACCAAATTTATCTGGGGAGCCTGGTCAAAAGAAAGAAAAAGGGAAATGATTTAGCAGGAGAAGGCATCAGCCACCCGGGGAGATGA